The Cervus canadensis isolate Bull #8, Minnesota chromosome X, ASM1932006v1, whole genome shotgun sequence genome contains a region encoding:
- the LOC122435232 gene encoding odorant-binding protein-like, with the protein MALGHTQSRQTKDHRDKMKVLFLTLFLAVVCAAQEEEAEQSLSELSGQWRTVYIGSTNPKKIQENGPFRTYFRKLVFDDEKGTVDFYFYVKRNGKWKDVHVTGTKLDGGTFAVEYEGQNEFKVISVSKTHLVAHNVNVDDDGNRTELTGLFVKLNVEEEGLEKFRQLTEQKGIEEKNVVNFIENEDHPHSG; encoded by the exons GCACTGGGACACACTCAGTCTCGACAGACGAAGGACCACAGAGACAAGATGAAGGTTCTCTTCCTGACCCTTTTCCTTGCTGTGGTTTGTGCTGCAcaagaggaggaagctgagcaaAGCCTTTCAGAG ctttcaggacaatggagaacagtgtacATTGGATCCACTAACCCAAAGAAAATCCAGGAGAATGGACCATTCAGGACTTACTTCCGTAAACTCGTGTTTGATGATGAAAAAGGCACAGTAGACTTCTACTTTTATGTCAA gcgTAATGGAAAATGGAAGGATGTACATGTCACGGGAACAAAGCTTGATGGTGGCACTTTTGCTGTTGAGT ATGAGGGTCAAAATGAATTTAAAGTTATCTCTGTGTCAAAAACGCATCTGGTAGCACATAACGTCAACGTGGATGATGACGGCAACAGGACAGAATTGACCGGACTATTCG TTAAATTGAATGTTGAAGAGGAAGGCTTGGAGAAATTCAGGCAGCTGACAGAACAGAAAGGAATTGAGGAGAAAAATGTTGTGAATTTCATCGAAAATG AAGACCATCCTCACTCTGGGTGA